A genomic window from Companilactobacillus alimentarius DSM 20249 includes:
- a CDS encoding helix-turn-helix domain-containing protein, with translation MVKYSSKLKAEVVGEYLQGRTSMQSLSEKHNLPKRQVSFWIQKYRLSGVDSLKRKKTKRSFSAEFKIDVINYYQTHDETLAEVSARFDVNKCQISSWRTAFNKHGIEALKSHPKGRKSKVKNDKKKLRHLINKNELDQLREELAKKNQELYDTKLENDILKKSMTLFGTSKDAKKHK, from the coding sequence ATGGTTAAATACAGTTCAAAATTAAAGGCAGAGGTTGTTGGTGAATACCTCCAAGGTAGAACCAGCATGCAAAGTCTCTCAGAGAAACATAATTTACCTAAACGGCAAGTCAGTTTCTGGATTCAAAAATATCGCTTAAGCGGCGTAGACTCGCTTAAGCGAAAAAAAACTAAACGGAGCTTTTCAGCTGAATTTAAAATTGATGTGATAAACTACTATCAAACTCATGATGAAACTTTAGCTGAAGTATCCGCCAGATTTGATGTTAACAAGTGTCAGATTAGTTCCTGGAGAACGGCATTCAATAAACATGGCATAGAAGCCTTGAAGTCTCATCCGAAAGGCAGAAAATCCAAAGTGAAAAATGATAAAAAGAAATTACGTCATTTAATAAACAAGAATGAATTAGATCAACTTCGCGAGGAACTCGCAAAGAAGAATCAAGAATTATATGACACAAAGTTGGAGAATGATATTTTAAAAAAATCAATGACCCTGTTCGGAACTTCAAAGGACGCAAAAAAACACAAATAG
- the glmU gene encoding bifunctional UDP-N-acetylglucosamine diphosphorylase/glucosamine-1-phosphate N-acetyltransferase GlmU has translation MSNRYVIILAAGKGTRMKSRLYKVLHPVAGRAMVDHVLTQVEKIKPDFVETVIGNGADKVRDLLGDRTKYALQEEQLGTANAVMQAEKDLGGKEGITLIVNGDTPLFTAETFENLLDYHEKEAAAVTILTAHADNPFGYGRIVRDNGGNVEKIVEQKDASKSEQEIQEINTGVLCFDNKLLFENLHKVNNDNAQGEYYLPDVISLLKEQGKKVSAFEMADLSESLGVNDRVALSQAEKIMQRRINENHMRDGVTIVDPDNTYIDVDVEIGNDTVIEPNVKIFGKTTIGSECVIGSDSRISDSEIQDNVEVISSTIEKAVMHKGSNIGPNSHLRPKAEIGRDVHIGNFCEIKNAKIGDRTKVGHLTYVGDATLGTDINVGCGVVFVNYDGVKKWHSDIGDHSFIGSNSNIIAPVEMADHSFIAAGSTITSDIPKHAMAIARQRQTNKEDFWERLPLSKSEDWK, from the coding sequence ATGTCGAATCGTTATGTAATAATTCTTGCTGCCGGAAAAGGTACAAGAATGAAGTCGAGACTATACAAAGTATTGCATCCTGTTGCAGGTAGAGCAATGGTCGACCATGTTTTGACACAAGTTGAAAAAATTAAACCTGACTTTGTTGAAACTGTTATTGGCAATGGTGCTGATAAGGTTAGAGATTTGCTTGGCGACAGAACTAAGTATGCTTTGCAAGAAGAACAGTTAGGTACAGCCAATGCTGTAATGCAAGCTGAAAAGGATTTGGGTGGCAAGGAAGGTATAACCTTGATTGTTAATGGTGACACGCCATTATTTACCGCCGAAACTTTTGAGAATTTACTTGATTATCATGAAAAGGAAGCAGCTGCCGTTACTATTTTGACAGCACATGCCGACAATCCATTTGGTTACGGACGAATTGTCCGTGATAATGGTGGCAATGTTGAAAAAATTGTTGAGCAAAAGGATGCTTCAAAGAGTGAGCAAGAAATTCAAGAAATTAATACTGGTGTATTATGTTTTGACAATAAGTTGTTGTTTGAAAACTTACATAAGGTCAACAATGATAATGCTCAAGGCGAATATTATTTGCCAGATGTAATTTCATTGCTTAAAGAACAAGGTAAAAAAGTTTCAGCCTTTGAAATGGCTGACTTAAGCGAGTCATTGGGTGTCAATGATCGTGTGGCTTTGTCGCAAGCTGAAAAAATTATGCAAAGAAGAATCAACGAAAATCATATGCGTGACGGTGTTACGATTGTTGATCCAGACAACACTTACATTGATGTTGATGTTGAAATTGGCAATGATACTGTAATTGAACCTAATGTAAAGATTTTTGGAAAAACAACTATTGGTTCTGAGTGTGTGATTGGTTCAGATTCAAGAATTTCTGATTCAGAGATTCAAGACAATGTTGAAGTTATTAGTTCAACAATTGAAAAAGCTGTGATGCACAAGGGTAGTAATATTGGACCTAATTCACATCTTAGACCTAAGGCTGAGATTGGCAGAGATGTACATATTGGTAATTTCTGTGAGATCAAAAATGCTAAAATCGGTGATAGAACTAAAGTAGGTCATCTAACTTATGTTGGTGATGCTACTTTAGGAACTGATATTAATGTCGGTTGTGGAGTTGTTTTCGTCAACTATGATGGCGTTAAGAAGTGGCACAGTGATATTGGTGACCATTCATTTATCGGTAGCAATTCAAATATTATTGCTCCAGTAGAAATGGCTGACCATTCATTTATTGCAGCTGGTTCAACTATCACAAGTGATATTCCAAAGCATGCGATGGCAATTGCACGTCAAAGACAAACTAATAAAGAAGATTTTTGGGAAAGATTACCACTATCAAAAAGTGAAGATTGGAAATAA
- a CDS encoding lipoate--protein ligase family protein, translated as MNNSIILYDQKISSNKDLLIPFSDTGAILKFVSENNQPVIHFWVTPPTVILGMQDKRLSNLTAGLDMLSEKNYLFYLRNSGGLGVVTDSGILNFTIFLPDKDNLLIDDAYEKMYTVLKESFSPNIQTGEITNSYCPGTFDLSINQKKFAGISQRRSGNAVAIMAYIGINGNQKNRSQLMKDFYEISNFPPSKKIEYPNIDLHVMENLDQLLGIKLTLDQAKQRILKTLAKSYTINKSDFFIIQNSQPYRDAYNATLKDLIKRNQKLLEEK; from the coding sequence GTGAACAATTCTATTATATTATACGACCAAAAAATAAGCTCTAACAAGGATCTGCTTATTCCATTTTCAGATACTGGTGCCATTTTAAAATTTGTCTCCGAAAATAATCAACCTGTGATTCATTTTTGGGTCACACCACCGACAGTTATTTTAGGGATGCAGGACAAGCGTCTTAGTAATTTGACTGCTGGCTTAGACATGTTATCAGAAAAAAATTATTTATTCTACCTAAGAAATTCTGGAGGTCTTGGAGTTGTTACTGATTCAGGAATCCTCAATTTTACCATTTTCTTACCTGATAAAGATAATCTTTTAATTGACGATGCTTACGAAAAAATGTACACCGTTTTAAAAGAAAGTTTTTCTCCAAATATTCAGACTGGAGAAATCACCAATTCGTATTGTCCTGGAACCTTTGACTTGAGTATCAATCAGAAGAAATTTGCTGGTATCTCACAGCGTCGTTCTGGCAATGCTGTGGCAATCATGGCCTATATTGGTATCAATGGCAACCAAAAGAATCGCAGCCAATTGATGAAAGACTTTTACGAGATCAGTAATTTCCCACCCTCAAAAAAAATTGAATATCCTAATATCGATCTTCACGTAATGGAAAACTTGGATCAACTATTGGGAATTAAATTAACACTAGATCAGGCTAAGCAAAGAATTCTCAAGACACTAGCTAAAAGTTATACTATCAATAAAAGCGACTTCTTTATTATCCAAAATTCCCAACCTTATCGAGACGCTTATAATGCTACATTAAAAGATTTAATTAAAAGAAATCAAAAGCTATTGGAGGAAAAATAA
- the purR gene encoding pur operon repressor, translating into MKTRRSERLIDMTRYLLERPHTLISLAFFADRYESAKSSISEDLGILRRTFMIRGIGVLETLPGAGGGVIFTPGISKKEATEFVEETSKKLVEPNRILPGGYLYLTDLLADPELLRNVGRMIATQYSQSSIDVVMTVATKGIPIAQSVANFLNIPFVIVRRDSKITEGSTISVNYASGSSDRVEKMELSKRSLEEGSRVLVVDDFMKGGGTINGLRSLISEFNAIFVGATVFAENININSQFGDSDVTSIFKVTKIDTKNRILNVEPGNYLTNTDFSYFE; encoded by the coding sequence ATGAAAACACGAAGAAGCGAACGTTTAATTGATATGACTCGCTATTTATTGGAACGACCACATACGCTGATTTCTTTAGCGTTTTTTGCGGATCGTTATGAATCAGCTAAGTCATCAATATCTGAGGATTTAGGAATCTTGAGAAGAACCTTCATGATTAGAGGGATTGGAGTTTTGGAGACTCTACCTGGAGCTGGCGGTGGCGTTATTTTTACACCAGGAATTTCTAAGAAAGAAGCTACGGAATTTGTCGAAGAGACTTCTAAGAAGTTAGTTGAACCCAACCGTATTCTACCCGGAGGTTACTTGTACTTAACAGACCTTTTAGCTGATCCTGAATTATTAAGAAATGTCGGTCGAATGATTGCAACACAGTATTCACAAAGTTCAATTGATGTAGTAATGACTGTTGCTACTAAAGGTATTCCGATTGCCCAAAGTGTGGCTAATTTCTTGAATATCCCGTTTGTGATTGTCCGTCGAGATTCTAAAATTACTGAAGGATCAACCATCAGCGTTAATTATGCCTCCGGATCGTCAGATCGAGTAGAAAAGATGGAACTTTCTAAGCGTAGTTTAGAAGAGGGTTCACGAGTTCTAGTAGTTGATGATTTCATGAAGGGTGGCGGAACTATCAATGGATTGCGTAGTTTGATCTCTGAATTCAATGCAATCTTTGTCGGTGCCACTGTTTTTGCGGAAAATATTAACATCAACAGTCAATTTGGCGATTCTGATGTAACATCAATCTTTAAGGTAACTAAAATTGATACTAAAAATCGAATTTTGAACGTTGAACCAGGAAATTATTTAACAAATACTGATTTTAGCTATTTTGAATAA
- a CDS encoding Veg family protein encodes MPTSLKTIKSRLDSHLGENLTIVAQAGRKKVIRRRGTLSETFHSVFVVDLDQNENSFERVSYSYADLLTKSIDIHFDSEPEAEAETDSEAEAE; translated from the coding sequence ATGCCAACATCATTGAAGACAATCAAGAGTCGTTTAGATTCACACTTAGGTGAGAATTTGACTATTGTTGCACAAGCAGGTCGTAAGAAAGTTATCCGCCGTCGCGGAACTTTATCAGAAACGTTTCATTCAGTCTTTGTTGTAGATTTGGATCAAAATGAAAATTCATTTGAAAGAGTTTCCTATAGCTATGCCGATCTATTAACAAAGTCAATTGATATTCACTTTGATAGTGAACCCGAGGCCGAAGCTGAAACAGATTCTGAAGCCGAAGCTGAATAA
- the mscL gene encoding large conductance mechanosensitive channel protein MscL: MFKEFQEFISRGSVVDLAVGVIVGAAFNSLVSALTTYILNPLIGLIIGQIDLSDMKFQVLGANFLIGDFINAIINFLIVMFVVFVIVKMMNKMRRDGSRSKFDKNGDEIPDPQTEYLQQIRDLLRYQQRHDNNNRY, from the coding sequence ATGTTTAAGGAATTCCAAGAATTCATTTCCCGTGGTAGTGTTGTTGACTTAGCCGTCGGTGTTATCGTTGGTGCCGCCTTCAATAGTTTGGTATCAGCGCTAACTACCTACATTTTAAATCCGCTAATTGGTCTCATTATTGGGCAAATTGATTTATCAGATATGAAGTTCCAAGTTTTAGGTGCAAACTTCTTAATTGGTGACTTCATCAATGCCATAATCAATTTCCTAATCGTTATGTTCGTTGTCTTTGTAATCGTTAAAATGATGAACAAAATGCGTCGTGATGGTTCACGTAGTAAGTTTGATAAAAATGGTGACGAGATCCCCGATCCACAAACTGAATACTTACAACAAATCCGTGATTTATTGAGATATCAACAAAGACATGACAATAATAATCGTTACTAG
- a CDS encoding IS3 family transposase, translating into MRVEQESLPKAERYKIGDILKAIGLKKATYHDERKRIKNHVDKYKDIKTEILKITESGKCRGRLTYGYRRVQEGLIKLDIHIADAVARRLMNELNVQVNLYNRHKNGKYSSYKGTVGKVAHNILHQQFNETEPFKVLHTDVTQVRLRDNEWAYVSAITDEASKEVLAFQVSNSPNSKLIMDTLNELTTVIPKGSNPVIHSDQGWHYQLNYYTDRLSEDGFIQSMSRKGNCLDNAPIESFFHLFKTECLNGFPPCKDMKEFRKLSKEYVDWFNNRRISRKTKGMTPREYREHALSA; encoded by the coding sequence ATCAGGGTAGAACAAGAGTCTCTTCCAAAAGCAGAACGGTATAAGATAGGCGATATTCTTAAGGCCATTGGACTTAAAAAGGCCACTTACCATGATGAGCGTAAACGTATCAAAAATCATGTAGATAAGTACAAAGATATAAAAACTGAAATATTAAAAATTACTGAAAGTGGAAAATGTCGTGGACGCCTAACCTACGGTTATCGTCGCGTACAAGAAGGATTAATTAAACTAGATATTCACATAGCAGATGCCGTAGCTCGTCGCTTGATGAATGAGTTAAATGTTCAAGTAAATCTTTATAATCGTCATAAAAATGGAAAGTATTCCTCATATAAAGGAACTGTTGGAAAGGTCGCACACAACATTTTACATCAACAGTTTAATGAAACTGAGCCCTTTAAAGTCCTGCATACAGATGTCACACAAGTTCGTTTAAGGGATAACGAATGGGCTTATGTTTCCGCAATTACCGACGAGGCAAGCAAAGAAGTTCTAGCGTTCCAAGTAAGTAATAGTCCCAATAGTAAATTAATTATGGATACATTAAATGAATTAACGACAGTTATACCTAAAGGAAGCAACCCAGTGATACATTCAGATCAAGGCTGGCATTATCAACTAAATTATTATACTGATAGGCTTTCTGAAGATGGATTTATACAGAGCATGTCTCGCAAAGGAAATTGTCTCGACAATGCGCCAATCGAAAGTTTCTTTCATCTATTCAAAACAGAATGTCTCAATGGATTTCCACCTTGTAAAGATATGAAAGAATTTAGGAAACTTTCTAAGGAGTACGTCGATTGGTTTAACAATCGACGCATCTCAAGAAAAACAAAAGGCATGACTCCCCGCGAATACAGGGAACATGCCTTATCAGCTTAA
- a CDS encoding glycerol-3-phosphate dehydrogenase/oxidase yields MKEFSNETRTKNLQEMQDKELDLLVIGGGITGSGIILDAQSRQIQSGLIEMRDFASGTSSRSTKLVHGGLRYLKQAAIKEVHEVGSERAIVYNNAPQITTPLKMMLPFYDGGTFGPFTTAIGLDVYDRLAEVKHSERKYMLNSRDTLEREPYLKSENLKGAGVYVEYRTDDARLTLEVLKKANDLGAKIANYVKATGLLYDQGRVCGVTFKDSITGEIGEIHARKVVNACGPWVDEIRKMDDSDKGKHLHLTKGVHLVIDHEKFPISNSIYFDTPFHDGRMMFAIPREGKTYIGTTDTTWEKDPKEPTITAIDVTYILAAANQMFDLPEHLTPDDVETGWAGVRPLIQEEGKSPSEISRKDEIFQSTSGLLSIAGGKLTGYRKMAEKIVDRVAEQLSVETSYEFQSAQTKDLILGGGDVGGGENWMDFFDEAVHDGITNYDLTRTQAEKLVQRYGSNVSDIFELLPSTKTKARLPRIDWAMLNYGLVNEMVEHPIDYLLRRSSQMLFDLKHMKTIKTNVIDYMAKYFNWSDEIKKSMTDEVNQKLALTDLSDIKKKYAQYIKQ; encoded by the coding sequence ATGAAAGAATTTTCTAATGAAACAAGGACCAAGAATCTTCAAGAAATGCAAGATAAAGAATTGGATCTCCTAGTTATCGGTGGCGGGATTACTGGTAGCGGCATTATTTTAGATGCTCAAAGCCGTCAGATTCAATCTGGTTTAATCGAAATGCGAGACTTTGCTTCAGGAACTTCTAGTAGATCGACCAAATTAGTTCATGGTGGCTTGCGTTACTTAAAACAAGCTGCTATTAAGGAAGTCCATGAAGTCGGCAGTGAACGGGCAATTGTTTACAACAATGCACCACAAATCACAACACCACTAAAAATGATGTTGCCATTTTACGATGGCGGTACTTTTGGACCTTTCACTACAGCCATTGGCTTAGACGTTTACGATCGACTTGCCGAGGTCAAACATTCCGAAAGAAAGTACATGTTAAATTCACGTGATACTTTAGAACGTGAACCCTATCTTAAATCTGAAAATCTTAAGGGTGCCGGTGTTTATGTCGAGTATCGCACTGACGATGCTCGACTAACCTTAGAAGTTTTGAAAAAAGCTAATGACTTGGGAGCAAAAATTGCTAACTACGTTAAAGCTACCGGATTGCTCTACGATCAAGGAAGAGTCTGTGGCGTTACTTTTAAAGATTCGATTACTGGAGAAATTGGCGAGATTCATGCTCGTAAAGTTGTCAACGCCTGTGGTCCTTGGGTCGATGAGATTAGAAAAATGGATGATTCTGATAAGGGTAAACATCTCCATTTGACCAAGGGCGTTCATTTAGTCATCGATCATGAAAAATTCCCCATTTCTAATTCAATTTACTTTGACACACCATTCCATGATGGCAGAATGATGTTCGCTATTCCCCGTGAAGGTAAAACTTATATTGGAACTACCGATACTACCTGGGAGAAAGATCCAAAAGAACCAACTATTACTGCTATTGATGTGACTTATATTTTGGCAGCGGCTAATCAGATGTTTGATCTACCAGAACACTTAACCCCAGATGATGTCGAAACTGGTTGGGCTGGCGTACGTCCCTTGATTCAAGAAGAAGGTAAATCTCCTTCAGAAATTTCTCGAAAAGACGAAATTTTCCAATCCACAAGTGGTCTCCTATCCATTGCCGGTGGCAAATTAACTGGTTATCGGAAAATGGCCGAGAAGATTGTCGATCGTGTTGCTGAACAGTTATCAGTTGAAACTAGTTATGAATTTCAATCTGCTCAAACTAAAGACTTGATTCTTGGCGGCGGCGATGTCGGTGGCGGAGAAAATTGGATGGACTTCTTTGACGAAGCTGTCCATGATGGTATCACTAACTATGATTTAACTAGAACACAAGCCGAAAAATTGGTTCAAAGATATGGTTCTAACGTTTCTGATATTTTTGAGCTTCTTCCCAGCACTAAGACAAAGGCCAGATTACCTAGAATTGATTGGGCTATGCTCAACTATGGTTTAGTAAATGAAATGGTTGAACATCCCATCGACTATTTATTACGTCGAAGCAGTCAAATGCTTTTTGATTTAAAGCATATGAAAACCATCAAAACTAACGTTATAGATTATATGGCTAAATACTTCAATTGGAGCGATGAAATTAAGAAGTCAATGACCGATGAAGTTAATCAAAAGTTGGCATTAACTGATTTGAGCGATATTAAAAAGAAATACGCCCAATATATCAAACAATAA
- a CDS encoding HD domain-containing protein, translating into MSYNIEMLPREKVFRDPIHNYIHVQHKVILDLINTKEFQRLRRVKQLGTASFTFHGAEHSRFGHCIGVYEITRQICDNFKQNYSSKTPGDGLWDDNERIVALCAALLHDVGHGPYSHTFEHIFDTDHEMWTRKIITSPETEINQVLRQVSEDFPQKVASVISHTYPNPQVVQMISSQIDADRMDYLLRDAYFTGTKYGMFDLTRILRVMRPYKNGIAFDYDGMHAVEDYVLSRFQMYQQVYFHPVSRGMEVVLTKLLQRAKDLYEHNHMNGFEMPNLLIPFFENNVNINDYLQLDDGVLNTYFTLWQNYPDEILKDLSYRFLARKPFKSAKYDKKTKHLLPQIADIVESVGFQKKYYTATNTSYDLPYDVYNPNSNKSRTQIEIMQDDGSLIELSTISRLVNALTGKISGDERFYFPKSMLIKHADDIFSNEYDKFQEHIHNDKIV; encoded by the coding sequence ATGTCATACAATATTGAAATGTTACCACGTGAGAAAGTTTTCCGCGATCCAATTCATAATTATATCCACGTTCAACACAAGGTTATTTTAGATCTAATCAACACTAAAGAATTTCAACGTTTGCGTCGAGTTAAACAATTAGGAACTGCCTCATTCACTTTCCATGGTGCAGAACATTCCCGCTTTGGACACTGTATCGGAGTCTACGAAATCACACGTCAAATCTGCGACAACTTCAAACAAAATTATTCTTCCAAAACTCCTGGCGACGGTTTGTGGGACGACAACGAAAGAATCGTTGCCCTGTGTGCTGCATTGTTACACGATGTTGGTCATGGTCCTTATTCGCACACCTTCGAACATATTTTTGACACTGATCATGAAATGTGGACTAGAAAAATTATTACCTCACCCGAAACTGAGATCAACCAAGTTTTACGTCAAGTCTCAGAAGATTTCCCGCAAAAAGTTGCTAGTGTCATTTCACATACTTATCCTAATCCCCAAGTCGTCCAAATGATCTCTAGTCAAATTGACGCTGATCGGATGGATTATTTACTCCGTGACGCCTACTTTACCGGGACCAAGTATGGCATGTTTGATCTAACAAGGATCTTACGTGTAATGCGCCCTTATAAAAACGGAATTGCTTTTGACTACGATGGAATGCACGCGGTTGAAGACTATGTACTCAGCCGTTTTCAAATGTATCAACAAGTTTATTTCCACCCGGTTTCTCGTGGTATGGAGGTCGTTTTGACTAAACTTTTACAACGGGCCAAAGATCTCTACGAACACAACCATATGAATGGCTTTGAAATGCCTAATTTACTGATTCCTTTCTTTGAGAATAATGTTAATATCAATGATTATCTACAATTAGATGACGGCGTTTTGAATACTTACTTCACACTTTGGCAAAATTATCCCGATGAAATTCTTAAAGATTTATCTTACCGTTTCTTAGCCCGTAAACCCTTTAAGTCAGCCAAATATGATAAAAAGACTAAGCATTTATTGCCACAAATCGCCGACATCGTGGAAAGTGTCGGTTTCCAAAAGAAATACTACACTGCTACTAATACAAGTTACGACTTACCTTACGATGTTTACAATCCCAATTCCAACAAGAGTCGAACTCAAATTGAGATCATGCAAGATGATGGTTCCTTAATCGAATTGTCAACTATCAGTCGATTAGTTAATGCTTTGACTGGTAAAATTTCTGGAGATGAACGTTTTTACTTTCCTAAGTCCATGTTAATCAAACATGCTGACGATATTTTCAGCAATGAGTATGATAAATTCCAAGAACACATTCACAACGACAAAATAGTTTAA
- the rsmA gene encoding 16S rRNA (adenine(1518)-N(6)/adenine(1519)-N(6))-dimethyltransferase RsmA produces MTQNRLSIADPIRTNDIMRKYKLRAKKSLGQNFLTNEKVLDEIVDASGLKSDEIAIEIGPGIGALTEKLAQVAKKVYAFEIDENLIPILADTLQYYDNIEVINQDILKVDLDKFVQDHDLEGKTIKVVANLPYYITTPIMLNLINSDYPFQSLVLMMQKEVAQRVTANPGHREYGSLTIAVQTQMNARIDRIVGRNSFIPRPKVDSAVAVLDRLPKDKIDIADPVFFNKVVRSAFAHKRKSLMNNLLNWQGRTDENREKIKTIFEKCGIAENARAEQVSIDQFKKMTEEFKNN; encoded by the coding sequence ATGACACAAAATAGATTAAGCATCGCTGATCCTATTCGTACCAATGACATCATGCGTAAATATAAATTACGTGCTAAAAAAAGTTTAGGACAAAATTTTTTAACGAATGAAAAAGTTTTGGATGAAATTGTTGATGCCAGTGGCTTAAAGTCTGATGAAATAGCAATTGAGATTGGTCCTGGTATTGGAGCCTTAACAGAGAAGTTAGCACAAGTGGCGAAGAAAGTTTATGCTTTTGAAATTGATGAGAATTTGATTCCTATTTTGGCTGATACTTTACAGTATTACGATAATATTGAAGTCATTAATCAAGATATTTTAAAAGTGGATTTAGATAAATTCGTACAAGATCATGATTTGGAAGGTAAGACAATTAAAGTTGTCGCCAATTTGCCTTATTACATCACTACGCCAATCATGTTGAACTTGATCAATAGCGATTATCCATTCCAATCATTGGTTTTGATGATGCAAAAAGAAGTGGCACAGCGGGTAACAGCGAATCCGGGACATCGCGAGTACGGTTCTTTAACAATTGCCGTTCAAACACAAATGAATGCACGAATTGATCGAATCGTTGGTCGCAATTCATTTATTCCTCGTCCCAAAGTTGATTCGGCCGTAGCTGTTTTGGATCGGCTGCCAAAGGATAAAATTGATATTGCTGATCCAGTCTTTTTCAACAAAGTCGTTCGCTCAGCTTTTGCTCACAAGCGAAAGAGTTTAATGAACAATTTGTTGAATTGGCAAGGTCGAACTGATGAAAATCGTGAAAAGATTAAGACGATTTTTGAAAAATGTGGAATTGCTGAAAATGCCCGTGCAGAGCAGGTCTCCATTGATCAGTTCAAAAAGATGACTGAAGAATTTAAAAATAATTAA
- a CDS encoding ribose-phosphate diphosphokinase → MSFQNNERRMKIFALNSNKPLAEKIAKVVGVPLGKSSVTRFSDGEIQINIEESIRGAEVFLIQSTSAPVNDNLMELLIMVDALRRASASVINVVIPYYGYARQDRKSRSREPITAKLVANMLERDGVDRVLALDLHAAQIQGFFDIPVDHLMGAPLLADYFLTNHLEEGAVVVSPDHGGVTRARKLAEFLKTPIAIIDKRRPRANVAEVMNIIGNVKGKRAIIIDDMIDTAGTISLASQALMDAGATEVYACCTHPILSGPAIERIEASPIKTLVVTDSINLPKEKIIDKMVQVSVGPLIGEAIKRVYDNEPVSPLFDTRFQSKKTK, encoded by the coding sequence ATGTCATTTCAAAATAATGAACGACGAATGAAAATTTTTGCATTGAATTCTAACAAACCTTTAGCAGAAAAAATTGCTAAGGTCGTTGGAGTACCACTAGGAAAGTCATCAGTTACACGTTTTAGTGATGGCGAGATTCAAATTAACATTGAAGAAAGTATTCGTGGTGCCGAAGTTTTCTTGATTCAATCAACTTCAGCTCCTGTTAATGATAATTTGATGGAATTGTTGATCATGGTTGATGCACTAAGACGTGCTTCAGCTAGTGTGATCAATGTCGTAATTCCATATTATGGCTACGCTAGACAAGATCGTAAATCACGTTCACGTGAACCTATTACAGCTAAATTAGTTGCTAATATGTTGGAACGTGACGGTGTTGATCGTGTACTTGCACTTGACCTTCATGCTGCACAAATTCAAGGATTCTTCGATATTCCAGTTGATCATTTGATGGGTGCTCCTTTGTTAGCTGATTACTTCCTAACAAACCACCTTGAAGAAGGCGCTGTAGTTGTTTCACCTGATCATGGTGGTGTAACACGTGCTAGAAAATTGGCTGAATTCTTGAAGACTCCAATCGCTATTATTGATAAACGTAGACCACGTGCCAATGTTGCCGAAGTTATGAATATTATTGGTAATGTTAAAGGCAAACGCGCCATCATTATTGATGACATGATTGATACAGCTGGTACAATCTCACTAGCTTCACAAGCTTTGATGGATGCCGGTGCTACTGAAGTTTATGCATGTTGTACACACCCAATTCTTTCTGGTCCAGCTATTGAAAGAATTGAAGCATCACCAATCAAGACCTTAGTCGTAACAGATTCAATCAATCTTCCTAAAGAAAAAATTATTGATAAGATGGTTCAAGTTTCCGTTGGACCACTTATCGGTGAAGCAATCAAACGAGTATATGACAATGAACCAGTCAGTCCTTTGTTTGATACACGTTTCCAATCAAAGAAGACAAAATAA